Proteins from a single region of Massilibacterium senegalense:
- a CDS encoding GIY-YIG nuclease family protein — protein sequence MKKHLAGYIYIVSNPSMEGLIKIGHASDVKSRIHQLNKVIEVPTPFQLEFEQFSHDVRQVVLLIHSELYDARVDIMRPYFSVEVGKAVEIAKNMIHKVEENPLYFQALFPENDQKWDEKTAVQVVSLYKKVPDIKFVSSIIGRSFMEVELFLNYIGVLHTTEFSKFIPYFKGIPRNCYQEGTFDKLVNKVMVKV from the coding sequence ATGAAGAAACATTTAGCTGGATATATATACATTGTATCTAATCCGAGTATGGAAGGACTAATAAAAATTGGCCATGCATCAGATGTGAAATCGAGAATCCATCAATTAAATAAAGTAATTGAAGTCCCCACTCCGTTTCAATTAGAATTTGAGCAATTTTCGCATGATGTAAGACAAGTAGTATTACTCATTCATAGTGAGTTGTACGATGCAAGAGTAGACATTATGCGTCCTTACTTTTCAGTGGAAGTAGGAAAAGCGGTGGAAATTGCGAAAAATATGATTCACAAAGTAGAGGAAAATCCATTGTATTTTCAGGCGCTATTTCCTGAAAATGACCAAAAGTGGGATGAAAAAACTGCAGTACAAGTTGTCAGTCTTTATAAAAAAGTACCAGACATTAAGTTTGTTTCCTCTATTATTGGTCGCTCTTTTATGGAAGTAGAATTATTTTTAAATTATATCGGCGTGTTACATACTACCGAATTTTCTAAATTCATTCCTTATTTTAAAGGCATACCGAGGAATTGTTATCAAGAGGGAACGTTTGATAAACTCGTGAATAAAGTAATGGTGAAAGTATAA
- the trhA gene encoding PAQR family membrane homeostasis protein TrhA, whose amino-acid sequence MNTYIREPVNAFTHLGGAVFAFIALLAMVVKVSIQMPSVTSILAVMLFGIGMMALYTASAVYHGIVADERLIAFLRRVDHAMIFVLIAGTYAPFCLITLQHENGWLLFWVIHLAACIGVIFKMVWFNSPRWLSTLIYILMGWFVVIFFGPLSMNLSTNGIVLLVVGGIFYTIGGMIYWTKPTWLEFKHIGHHEIFHIFVLLGSLEHFLCVYVYVI is encoded by the coding sequence ATGAATACCTATATAAGAGAACCGGTAAATGCTTTTACACATTTAGGTGGAGCGGTGTTTGCTTTTATTGCTTTACTTGCAATGGTTGTAAAAGTTTCGATTCAAATGCCTTCTGTGACGTCGATTTTAGCAGTCATGTTATTTGGAATAGGGATGATGGCATTATATACAGCATCTGCTGTTTACCACGGAATAGTGGCGGATGAGCGGTTGATTGCTTTTTTGCGAAGAGTCGATCATGCAATGATCTTTGTATTAATTGCAGGTACGTATGCACCATTTTGTTTAATTACATTGCAACATGAAAACGGTTGGTTATTATTTTGGGTTATTCATCTTGCCGCATGTATCGGTGTTATTTTTAAAATGGTATGGTTTAACAGCCCTAGATGGTTGTCGACATTAATTTATATTCTGATGGGTTGGTTCGTCGTCATTTTCTTCGGCCCATTATCGATGAATCTTAGTACAAATGGTATTGTTTTATTAGTCGTAGGTGGTATTTTTTATACCATTGGTGGAATGATTTATTGGACAAAACCAACATGGTTAGAATTTAAACATATTGGTCATCATGAAATTTTTCATATTTTCGTATTGCTCGGTAGTTTGGAACATTTTTTATGTGTGTATGTATATGTCATTTAA
- a CDS encoding DUF1836 domain-containing protein produces MKEIETLMESLHLHNQINTEDIPNVDLYVDQIVQLFENTFHNTTRNENEKVLTKTMINNYAKGKLFFPIKNKKYSKEHIMLISFIYQLKGALSINDIKTSLTPLNEAVEKDETFHLEEFYQHYLNITEKNVTQFQQEMKQKVQEIEEETTGIENKQLFNLLLLSSLVTMSNFYRRLAEKLVDEMEQS; encoded by the coding sequence ATGAAAGAAATTGAAACATTAATGGAATCCTTACATTTACACAATCAAATTAACACGGAAGATATCCCGAATGTTGATTTGTATGTAGACCAAATCGTACAGCTTTTTGAAAATACTTTTCATAACACCACAAGAAATGAAAATGAAAAGGTATTAACAAAAACGATGATCAACAATTATGCAAAAGGGAAATTATTTTTTCCAATCAAAAATAAAAAATATTCCAAAGAACATATTATGTTAATTAGTTTCATCTACCAATTAAAAGGGGCACTTTCTATTAATGACATTAAGACGTCTTTAACACCTTTAAATGAAGCTGTAGAGAAAGATGAAACATTTCATTTAGAGGAATTTTATCAACATTATTTAAACATAACAGAAAAAAATGTCACACAATTTCAACAAGAAATGAAACAAAAAGTACAAGAAATAGAAGAAGAAACTACTGGTATCGAAAATAAACAGTTATTCAATCTTTTATTGCTGTCGTCGTTAGTCACGATGAGTAATTTTTATCGCCGATTAGCCGAAAAACTAGTAGATGAAATGGAGCAATCATAA
- a CDS encoding helix-turn-helix domain-containing protein: MYLTVKETAAYLEMPESYIVQWIHEKRIRAVFDGEQYLINKEQFNHHLKQVENMKKQWEEWLTEPLPEDIDVKDED; the protein is encoded by the coding sequence GTGTATTTAACGGTAAAAGAGACAGCGGCATATTTAGAAATGCCAGAATCATATATTGTACAATGGATTCACGAAAAACGAATTCGAGCTGTCTTTGATGGAGAACAATACTTAATTAATAAAGAACAGTTTAATCATCATTTAAAACAAGTGGAAAACATGAAGAAGCAATGGGAAGAATGGCTAACTGAACCTTTACCCGAAGATATCGATGTGAAAGATGAAGACTAA
- a CDS encoding DUF2828 family protein translates to MKKVKPKQYRKTLSSLCTKIGIVEQKMSRKEWNTISYPAIPSQVMLKYRQAFL, encoded by the coding sequence TTGAAAAAGGTAAAACCAAAACAATATCGAAAAACATTGTCTTCCCTTTGTACAAAGATTGGGATTGTAGAACAAAAAATGTCTAGGAAAGAATGGAATACCATTTCTTATCCTGCCATTCCTTCACAAGTGATGCTAAAATATCGACAAGCATTTTTATGA
- a CDS encoding DUF7788 domain-containing protein, with product MKQEATFLIERWETYKKDWADFSENTLAIIDVSGSMHGKPLEVAVSMFIAEKNQHNTFDNTFIPFSNHPELIRIIGHNLVSKTKFICQAN from the coding sequence ATGAAGCAAGAAGCAACATTTTTAATTGAAAGGTGGGAAACGTACAAAAAGGATTGGGCTGATTTCAGTGAAAACACCCTGGCTATTATCGATGTATCTGGTTCAATGCATGGGAAACCTCTAGAAGTAGCTGTTAGTATGTTCATTGCCGAAAAAAATCAACATAACACGTTCGACAATACGTTTATACCTTTTTCAAATCACCCAGAGTTAATACGTATTATCGGTCATAATCTTGTTAGTAAAACGAAATTTATTTGTCAAGCTAACTGA
- a CDS encoding winged helix-turn-helix domain-containing protein, whose product MSKLKHLNDLIHAKVRLGIMSLLMTYGECDFTFLKKTLEITDGNLGSHLQKLEDANYIEIKKTFVKKRPKTIVTVTDIGTHAYREYIKSLESILNISK is encoded by the coding sequence ATGAGTAAGCTAAAACATTTGAATGATTTAATTCATGCAAAAGTAAGACTTGGGATTATGAGTCTGCTGATGACATACGGAGAATGCGATTTTACTTTTCTAAAGAAAACCTTAGAAATCACTGATGGAAATTTAGGTTCTCATTTACAAAAGTTAGAAGACGCAAATTATATAGAAATCAAAAAAACATTCGTAAAGAAAAGACCTAAAACAATTGTAACCGTTACAGACATAGGTACACACGCTTATAGAGAATATATTAAATCACTAGAATCAATTTTAAATATAAGTAAGTAG
- a CDS encoding CPBP family intramembrane glutamic endopeptidase, with protein MYNRKDETIAGLVLGIPSIALTVHIFFWYLGNPQQFIKHRLGINSDAFNNPTVWIFTFVIAIVYIMYTAKVIPFVHEHLFTFSWLKVIGIWAAFIFSTLEEILFRQIVMDWLMSLDYSITIQVLTSAIIFGLAHGVWILLRGEFKIALPVILSTTVLGGLLAILYIIADRNILAPIVAHILINLFIEPWLILSAVTGKWNSRVKKSENNDN; from the coding sequence ATGTATAATCGAAAAGATGAAACGATTGCAGGGTTGGTTTTAGGAATTCCATCCATTGCTTTAACCGTGCATATTTTCTTTTGGTATTTAGGAAACCCTCAACAATTTATCAAGCATAGATTAGGAATTAATTCCGATGCATTTAATAACCCTACAGTTTGGATATTTACTTTTGTAATTGCCATTGTCTATATTATGTATACTGCTAAAGTTATTCCCTTTGTTCATGAGCACTTGTTTACATTTTCTTGGCTTAAAGTGATTGGTATATGGGCTGCATTCATTTTTAGTACTTTAGAGGAGATTTTATTCAGGCAAATAGTAATGGATTGGCTAATGAGTTTAGACTATTCAATAACCATACAAGTATTAACTTCAGCCATTATCTTCGGTTTAGCACATGGAGTATGGATTCTTCTTAGAGGAGAGTTTAAAATTGCTCTTCCAGTGATATTGTCAACTACCGTTCTTGGTGGATTACTAGCCATTTTGTACATTATAGCTGATCGTAATATACTTGCACCAATTGTGGCTCATATATTGATTAATTTATTCATTGAACCTTGGCTTATACTTTCTGCCGTAACAGGAAAGTGGAACAGTAGGGTAAAAAAAAGCGAAAATAATGACAACTAA
- a CDS encoding GTP cyclohydrolase II gives MLKQMTLDKIRPYMQMISDEHHHLCLIGPMKMPLKINGKTYLFSWYTWVNHELITNAATVEEVYNFLYQKPLANEQLSSVLVYGDFAQEEDAFVRFHSICHTGDVFGSRRCDCGEQFQAAKERIVQEGCGAIFYLANQEGRGIGLFHKAMAYLLQEQGLDTIEANEALGFQDDIRVYEEAVAVLQSLRSKPIHLITNNPDKLTQLQQAGVAIKERVPVWCQTTSYNERYIQTKIARSGHLQR, from the coding sequence TTGCTAAAACAAATGACACTGGACAAAATACGTCCATATATGCAAATGATTTCAGATGAACATCATCATCTTTGTTTAATCGGTCCGATGAAAATGCCATTAAAAATTAATGGCAAAACTTATCTCTTTTCATGGTACACGTGGGTGAACCATGAATTGATTACCAACGCTGCAACGGTTGAAGAAGTATATAACTTCCTTTATCAAAAGCCATTAGCAAACGAACAACTTTCGTCTGTTCTTGTTTATGGAGATTTTGCCCAAGAAGAAGACGCCTTTGTTCGTTTTCATAGTATTTGCCACACGGGGGACGTTTTTGGTAGTCGTCGTTGCGATTGTGGTGAACAATTTCAAGCAGCGAAAGAACGAATTGTTCAAGAAGGATGTGGTGCCATTTTTTATTTAGCTAACCAAGAAGGACGAGGGATTGGTTTATTTCATAAAGCGATGGCTTATCTCCTACAAGAACAAGGACTTGATACCATAGAAGCAAATGAAGCATTAGGATTTCAAGATGATATTCGTGTATATGAAGAAGCAGTTGCCGTCTTACAATCATTACGTTCGAAGCCCATTCATTTAATCACCAATAACCCCGATAAATTAACGCAACTACAACAAGCGGGGGTTGCGATTAAAGAACGCGTTCCGGTCTGGTGCCAAACAACCTCCTATAACGAGCGTTACATTCAAACAAAAATTGCTCGTTCGGGGCATTTACAACGTTAA
- a CDS encoding HEAT repeat domain-containing protein, with the protein MFWDNQESEQIIKQSGEKVIPVLIELLTKSEDVDTQKKVMTILGEFGEVAKSSVPTLMNYLHHAQEELCMTSALSLSKIGSTSIPCLDEMIQKTEGRPKFWATWAWTLLHVDKNPDNSLRMLRNMYKQAKSEYEQIAVEEALGKIMAQKLAVTKKE; encoded by the coding sequence ATGTTTTGGGATAATCAGGAAAGCGAACAAATAATCAAACAATCTGGGGAAAAAGTGATACCGGTGTTAATTGAGTTACTAACAAAGTCAGAGGATGTAGACACGCAAAAAAAAGTGATGACGATTTTAGGGGAGTTTGGCGAAGTGGCAAAAAGTTCGGTTCCTACGTTAATGAATTATTTACACCATGCACAGGAAGAACTTTGTATGACTTCAGCTTTAAGTTTATCGAAAATCGGTTCGACCTCGATTCCTTGTCTAGATGAGATGATACAAAAAACAGAAGGACGTCCTAAGTTTTGGGCTACTTGGGCATGGACACTTTTACATGTAGATAAAAATCCCGACAACAGCTTGCGAATGTTACGGAACATGTATAAGCAAGCAAAAAGTGAATATGAGCAGATTGCGGTAGAGGAAGCGCTCGGGAAAATAATGGCGCAGAAGTTGGCCGTAACGAAAAAGGAGTGA
- the metE gene encoding 5-methyltetrahydropteroyltriglutamate--homocysteine S-methyltransferase, translated as MVQTSNLGYPRIGDYREWKKTLESFWANEINEVQFLKQMKDIRLYHLQKQKEKQVDIIPVGDFTFYDHVLDTAVMFGLVPDRFQYQGNAVSLSTYFAIARGNQEAQASEMTKWFNTNYHYIVPEWSGQIPTLTENKPLKAYLEAKEEVGIEGKPVLLGPFTFLKCSKGYEQNQFEDLSKALLSPYKQLLLELQEAGVKWVQIDEPSLVTSISDDEMKLVARIYRELTQELPNLSIMLQTYFEAVTHYEAVIGLPVQGIGLDFVAGYEENMQNVEKFGFPKDKVLGVGIIDGRNIWKENLLSVQVKLEKLSAMVPSERQWLQPSCSLQHVPVSVKYEDSLHPLLKQALAFGDEKLEELQEIKQFMTAAVSDKETIMQTNQDIFTQLASSEWRTPVDDKPEDIRTKRSLPFQERRVAQEEKWQLPFLPTTTIGSFPQTTDIRRIRRKWRNGELGDMEYEQVIKQKIKEWIDIQEEIGLDVLVHGEFERTDMVEFFGEKLEGFAFTKNGWVQSYGSRCVKPPLIYGNVNFIQPMTVKETVYAQSLTEKPVKGMITGPVTILNWSFVRNDVPRHEVAYQIAKALIQEVQELEKLGIEMIQVDEPALREGLPLKVEKWQEYLTWAVRAFRLATSDVLDTTQIHTHMCYSEFRDIIDAIKALDADVISIETSRSHGELIYDFEQNIYDKGIGLGVYDIHSPRVPSEEEMRKVIQRALSVLPNDLFWVNPDCGLKTRREEETILALKNMVQAAKQVRKAQTVSN; from the coding sequence GTGGTACAAACGAGTAATCTTGGTTATCCTCGCATCGGCGATTATCGAGAATGGAAAAAGACGCTCGAGTCCTTTTGGGCAAACGAAATAAATGAAGTGCAATTTCTAAAACAAATGAAAGACATTCGTCTTTATCACTTACAAAAACAAAAAGAAAAACAAGTTGACATTATTCCAGTTGGTGATTTTACATTTTATGATCATGTGTTAGATACAGCGGTTATGTTTGGATTAGTCCCGGATCGATTTCAGTATCAAGGGAATGCAGTATCTTTATCGACATACTTTGCGATAGCGCGTGGCAATCAAGAAGCACAAGCAAGCGAAATGACGAAATGGTTTAATACTAATTACCATTACATCGTGCCGGAATGGTCAGGTCAAATACCGACTTTGACAGAAAATAAACCGTTAAAGGCGTATCTTGAAGCAAAAGAAGAAGTAGGTATAGAAGGAAAACCTGTTTTGCTTGGTCCTTTTACATTTTTAAAATGCTCCAAAGGTTATGAACAAAATCAATTCGAAGATCTATCAAAAGCACTCCTTTCACCATATAAACAGCTTTTATTAGAACTACAAGAAGCCGGAGTAAAATGGGTACAAATCGATGAACCATCGCTCGTAACGAGTATTTCAGACGATGAGATGAAACTAGTCGCACGCATCTATCGTGAATTAACGCAAGAATTACCGAATCTTTCGATTATGTTGCAAACGTATTTCGAAGCGGTTACTCATTATGAAGCAGTGATAGGTTTACCTGTACAAGGAATCGGATTAGACTTTGTCGCAGGGTATGAAGAAAACATGCAAAATGTAGAGAAATTTGGATTTCCAAAGGATAAAGTGCTTGGAGTCGGTATCATAGACGGTAGAAATATTTGGAAGGAAAACTTGCTTTCTGTACAAGTAAAGTTGGAGAAATTATCAGCAATGGTCCCTAGTGAGCGGCAATGGCTTCAACCTTCTTGTAGTTTGCAACATGTACCTGTAAGTGTAAAGTACGAAGATTCGCTTCATCCGTTATTAAAACAAGCACTAGCTTTTGGTGATGAAAAACTTGAAGAACTACAAGAAATAAAACAATTTATGACAGCAGCCGTAAGTGATAAAGAAACGATAATGCAAACTAATCAAGACATTTTCACACAATTAGCATCATCCGAATGGCGCACACCTGTAGATGATAAGCCCGAAGACATACGTACAAAAAGAAGTCTTCCATTCCAGGAAAGACGCGTCGCACAAGAGGAAAAATGGCAATTACCGTTCCTTCCGACGACAACAATCGGAAGCTTTCCACAAACGACAGATATTCGACGTATTCGCAGAAAATGGCGTAACGGAGAATTAGGAGACATGGAGTACGAACAAGTAATCAAGCAAAAAATCAAAGAATGGATCGATATCCAAGAAGAGATTGGATTAGATGTACTTGTTCATGGTGAATTTGAACGAACCGATATGGTTGAATTTTTCGGTGAAAAGTTAGAAGGATTTGCATTTACGAAAAATGGTTGGGTACAATCGTATGGCTCACGTTGCGTAAAACCTCCTCTCATTTACGGAAATGTGAACTTTATTCAACCGATGACCGTAAAAGAAACGGTATATGCACAATCTTTAACGGAAAAGCCAGTCAAAGGAATGATTACAGGACCAGTTACGATATTAAATTGGTCGTTTGTACGAAATGACGTACCTCGCCATGAAGTAGCGTATCAAATCGCAAAAGCACTCATTCAAGAAGTACAAGAATTGGAAAAATTGGGAATTGAAATGATTCAGGTAGATGAACCTGCGTTACGAGAAGGATTACCGCTTAAAGTAGAAAAATGGCAGGAATATTTAACGTGGGCAGTGAGAGCGTTTCGTCTTGCCACATCGGATGTGTTAGACACGACGCAAATTCATACCCATATGTGCTACAGTGAATTCAGGGATATTATCGATGCGATTAAAGCATTAGATGCCGATGTGATTTCGATTGAAACATCACGTAGCCACGGAGAATTAATTTATGACTTTGAACAAAATATTTATGATAAAGGGATTGGCTTAGGTGTTTATGATATTCATAGCCCACGTGTTCCTTCTGAAGAAGAGATGCGTAAAGTCATTCAAAGAGCTTTGTCTGTTCTTCCGAATGATTTATTTTGGGTCAATCCAGATTGCGGGTTGAAAACAAGACGGGAAGAAGAAACGATTTTAGCACTGAAAAACATGGTGCAAGCCGCAAAACAAGTACGGAAAGCACAAACTGTATCCAATTGA
- a CDS encoding superoxide dismutase family protein — translation MYMYYPYVSSMRASHSIHTGQNQAYAKLITSSLAPHLQGIVLFFNHPYGTEVYVEVTGLPKYQPATKKSPQIGPHGFHIHELGDCSIGNKQDPFQAAGGHWNPTKQPHGNHAGDFPVLFSNNGYSQMRFFTNKFKINDIIGKSIIIHQGPDDYKSQPAGNAGKRLACGVIQPLM, via the coding sequence ATGTATATGTATTATCCTTACGTATCATCTATGCGTGCTTCACACTCTATTCATACTGGACAAAATCAAGCCTATGCTAAATTAATCACTAGCTCACTCGCACCTCATTTACAAGGCATTGTTCTTTTTTTCAATCATCCTTATGGAACAGAAGTGTATGTGGAAGTAACAGGTCTACCAAAGTATCAACCTGCTACAAAAAAGAGCCCCCAAATCGGTCCACATGGATTCCATATTCACGAACTTGGCGACTGCTCCATCGGGAACAAACAAGATCCTTTTCAAGCAGCAGGTGGGCACTGGAACCCGACCAAACAACCACATGGCAATCACGCTGGTGATTTCCCAGTATTATTTTCAAACAATGGGTATAGTCAAATGCGATTTTTTACAAATAAATTCAAAATAAACGATATTATCGGAAAATCGATTATTATTCATCAAGGCCCGGATGATTACAAAAGTCAGCCTGCTGGAAATGCTGGCAAGCGGTTAGCATGCGGTGTCATTCAACCACTTATGTAA
- a CDS encoding nitroreductase family protein, protein MKNFRSIKITNFARLVHERRTAINFDASVTISKEEINEIIELARYAPSCYNLQHVTYKVMLSRNRREEVKKVSYDQHKTVTASAVALVCSNPNAYENVEETMAEHRQYMDEESFAEWIQSSKQLYESRGESFKRDEAIRNASLAAMLFMLVAKDKGWDTAPIIGFEEEGIRKIFQIEEPFIPVLMIAIGKQPERYNRFKRPPRKKVEEIVEYI, encoded by the coding sequence ATGAAAAATTTTCGAAGCATTAAAATAACTAATTTTGCTCGCTTAGTACATGAACGACGTACTGCCATCAATTTTGATGCCAGTGTAACGATTAGCAAAGAAGAAATAAATGAGATTATTGAGTTAGCACGGTATGCGCCTTCCTGTTATAATCTTCAACACGTAACATATAAAGTAATGCTCAGTCGAAATCGACGGGAAGAAGTAAAAAAAGTCTCATATGACCAACATAAAACTGTCACGGCATCAGCTGTAGCGCTAGTATGTTCGAATCCAAATGCATATGAAAATGTAGAAGAAACGATGGCGGAACACCGCCAGTATATGGATGAAGAATCGTTTGCAGAATGGATTCAATCATCGAAACAATTGTATGAGAGTCGTGGTGAATCTTTTAAAAGAGATGAAGCGATTCGGAATGCTTCTTTAGCTGCAATGTTATTCATGTTAGTGGCAAAGGATAAAGGATGGGATACGGCACCAATAATTGGATTCGAAGAAGAAGGGATTCGGAAAATATTTCAAATAGAAGAGCCATTTATTCCTGTTTTGATGATTGCAATTGGCAAACAACCGGAACGGTATAATCGTTTTAAACGACCTCCTCGGAAAAAAGTAGAGGAGATAGTAGAGTATATTTGA
- a CDS encoding putative bifunctional diguanylate cyclase/phosphodiesterase, whose protein sequence is MKSIDPIMDIIVANHQFKKDSLDSYMNQFLHTLSIIEITIGIVEEDQFIVYNLHHEEGLLLQKVKVTELSDWEAQLKNNYYIEEQNIEMNEFARIYSYFDEEKWIGFIRFVRKEKAWKLEEAYQLIKDFFEIFFLEKTKTELVGKMKQLELKEPMTRLGNRLAYVNYLSEKIKSPSPFSFLRIKVDGLRKINDIVGFTVGDEMLKRFAYRLAAIQGVQAFRISGTEFTVMIENTLEEQHVIRRVIEAAEEPIKYVRHRLKVDIFLGVVRYPENGRTLEELEFSGMVSLEHSKLNGKNKVGHFVEELKRLREEQDYLEDALEKAIDYDEIDVHYQAQFSLKENKIVGLEALARWEYNGKMVPPYKFIPIAEETGMILELGYSVFRKVCHFQKELEEAGYNDITIAVNISVAQLIDEDFLVKIEHMAEQNNIDTKRIELEITESISLEEQQGIAQKIETLKGMGFKIVMDDFGTGYASMTHLKSDIYHKIKVDRYFIKDIGVNENDDTKEKALLQSIVQLVQSLGMLVLVEGVETEEQLDLLKKMGCDYMQGFLYSKPIKAEKMLHFIQEKEKESS, encoded by the coding sequence TTGAAATCTATCGATCCAATTATGGATATTATAGTGGCGAATCATCAATTTAAAAAAGATTCATTAGATTCTTATATGAACCAATTTTTACATACACTATCGATCATTGAAATAACAATAGGAATAGTAGAAGAAGATCAATTTATCGTTTACAATCTTCATCATGAAGAAGGATTACTTTTACAGAAAGTAAAAGTTACAGAATTAAGTGATTGGGAAGCACAGTTAAAAAATAACTATTATATTGAAGAGCAAAATATTGAAATGAATGAATTTGCAAGAATATATAGTTATTTTGATGAGGAAAAATGGATTGGATTTATTCGTTTTGTACGTAAAGAAAAAGCATGGAAGCTAGAAGAGGCTTATCAACTAATTAAAGATTTTTTTGAAATCTTTTTTTTAGAAAAAACAAAAACAGAGCTTGTTGGGAAGATGAAACAACTAGAATTGAAAGAACCAATGACTAGATTGGGAAATCGGTTGGCATATGTTAACTATTTATCAGAAAAAATAAAAAGCCCGTCGCCATTTAGTTTTCTTCGTATCAAAGTGGATGGTTTAAGAAAAATAAATGATATTGTCGGCTTTACAGTTGGAGATGAAATGTTAAAACGTTTTGCTTATCGACTAGCAGCAATCCAAGGCGTTCAAGCCTTCCGTATAAGCGGTACAGAATTTACGGTTATGATTGAAAACACTTTAGAGGAGCAACACGTTATTCGTAGAGTAATAGAAGCGGCGGAAGAGCCGATTAAATATGTAAGACACCGCTTAAAAGTTGATATTTTTCTCGGTGTGGTTCGGTATCCCGAAAACGGAAGAACGTTAGAGGAATTGGAGTTTAGCGGTATGGTATCGCTAGAACACTCTAAATTGAATGGAAAAAATAAAGTCGGTCATTTCGTAGAAGAATTAAAGCGATTAAGAGAAGAACAAGATTATCTAGAAGACGCATTGGAAAAAGCTATTGATTATGATGAAATTGATGTACATTACCAAGCGCAATTTTCATTAAAAGAAAATAAAATTGTTGGATTAGAAGCACTAGCTAGATGGGAATATAACGGTAAGATGGTTCCACCTTATAAGTTTATTCCTATCGCTGAAGAAACAGGAATGATTTTAGAACTAGGATATAGTGTATTTCGAAAGGTATGTCATTTTCAAAAGGAATTAGAAGAGGCGGGCTATAATGATATTACCATTGCTGTAAATATTTCTGTTGCACAATTAATCGATGAAGACTTTCTTGTTAAAATCGAACATATGGCGGAACAGAATAATATTGACACAAAGAGAATAGAACTAGAAATTACCGAATCCATTAGTTTAGAAGAACAGCAAGGAATTGCTCAAAAAATCGAAACATTAAAAGGAATGGGCTTTAAAATTGTAATGGATGATTTTGGTACAGGTTATGCTTCCATGACGCATTTAAAAAGTGATATTTATCATAAAATTAAAGTAGACCGTTACTTTATTAAAGATATTGGGGTCAATGAAAATGATGATACGAAAGAAAAGGCATTGTTACAATCCATCGTTCAGTTAGTCCAATCGTTAGGAATGCTAGTATTGGTAGAAGGTGTGGAAACAGAGGAACAACTAGATTTGCTAAAAAAAATGGGTTGCGATTATATGCAAGGTTTTCTTTACTCGAAGCCGATAAAGGCGGAAAAAATGCTTCATTTTATACAAGAAAAGGAGAAGGAGAGTTCATGA